The Streptomyces sp. NBC_01591 genome window below encodes:
- a CDS encoding helix-turn-helix transcriptional regulator, whose product MNVNLHERKPYGLGGLEDQEELYQLAVRTQVLRPGQAAAQLGWSVERTARAVRLLSEAMLLQPLPGAEEFLPVTPRAAAFHRLAPLQQQIERMERRSREIQAELVGFHRAHEEALRDVSGSEAQRILAGQRPLREEMASALEECTGEVMLGRPGTGWWAGVAQQHTEEAAGVLQKRDVAVRVIHQHAARFDPATRQHVAAFAEGRSEARTLAGPFEGVIIFDRQRAIVPLEEAHLAVVVREPGLVRFMVEVFERTWRAATEFEGQVRTTEVSRLLSDVRGTIVQLLAEGQTDEVIARRIGVSVRTCRNHIAKIYQELGARSRFQLGVLIARSGLLDQLQNDAGAAQAPPASSALSTSRT is encoded by the coding sequence ATGAACGTCAATCTGCATGAACGCAAGCCCTACGGCTTAGGAGGGCTGGAGGACCAGGAAGAGCTCTATCAGCTCGCGGTGCGCACCCAGGTGCTGCGGCCCGGGCAGGCCGCGGCCCAGCTCGGCTGGAGCGTCGAACGCACGGCGCGGGCGGTGCGGCTGCTCTCGGAGGCCATGCTGCTCCAGCCGCTGCCCGGAGCGGAGGAATTCCTCCCGGTCACGCCCCGGGCGGCGGCCTTCCACCGGCTCGCTCCCCTGCAGCAGCAGATCGAGCGCATGGAGCGGCGCTCGCGGGAGATCCAGGCCGAGCTCGTCGGCTTCCACCGGGCGCACGAGGAGGCCCTGCGGGACGTCTCCGGCAGCGAGGCGCAGCGGATCCTCGCCGGGCAGCGGCCCCTCCGCGAGGAGATGGCCTCCGCCCTGGAGGAGTGCACCGGCGAGGTGATGCTCGGCCGGCCCGGCACCGGCTGGTGGGCCGGGGTCGCTCAGCAGCACACAGAGGAGGCGGCCGGAGTGCTCCAGAAGCGCGATGTGGCGGTGCGCGTCATCCACCAGCACGCCGCGCGCTTCGACCCAGCGACCCGGCAGCACGTGGCGGCCTTCGCCGAGGGCCGGAGCGAGGCACGCACCCTGGCCGGCCCCTTCGAGGGGGTCATCATCTTCGACCGGCAGCGGGCGATCGTCCCGCTGGAGGAAGCCCATCTCGCCGTCGTCGTGCGCGAGCCCGGGCTCGTGCGCTTCATGGTGGAGGTCTTCGAACGGACCTGGCGGGCGGCCACGGAGTTCGAGGGACAGGTCCGTACGACCGAGGTGAGCCGACTTCTCAGCGATGTCCGTGGCACCATCGTCCAACTCCTCGCCGAAGGGCAGACGGACGAAGTGATCGCGCGGCGCATCGGCGTCAGCGTCCGCACCTGCCGCAACCACATCGCCAAGATCTACCAGGAGCTCGGCGCCCGCAGCCGCTTCCAGCTGGGGGTCCTGATCGCCAGGTCGGGCCTCCTGGACCAGCTCCAGAACGATGCCGGGGCAGCGCAGGCTCCGCCTGCGTCCTCGGCGCTCTCCACCTCAAGAACCTAG
- a CDS encoding helix-turn-helix domain-containing protein, which translates to MATPDHSSMPPAADRPSEPGYPRPGEVLRRLRTQRGMSLRQVSAECGLSVSFLAALERGETDIALERLSRLAGVFGHDVGSFLGFSRGRATPSVFPLQSQERLERAPGVTYHVLRSPELGYQVITADFQPGSGLSEELQHEGTDLIVMTRGTLVARYNGVDHELRAGDCVQWSAGYPHTFRNDSTEPAQFVGVLFSSLY; encoded by the coding sequence ATGGCCACCCCCGACCACTCCTCGATGCCTCCCGCGGCGGACCGGCCCTCCGAGCCCGGCTATCCGCGACCGGGCGAGGTCTTGCGCCGGCTCCGTACCCAGCGGGGCATGTCGCTGAGGCAGGTCTCCGCGGAATGCGGGCTGTCGGTGTCGTTCCTGGCGGCACTGGAGCGGGGTGAGACCGATATCGCACTGGAGCGGCTCAGCCGCCTCGCCGGGGTGTTCGGCCACGATGTGGGGTCCTTCCTCGGATTCTCCCGGGGGCGTGCCACGCCCTCGGTCTTCCCACTCCAGTCCCAGGAACGGCTGGAGCGGGCGCCGGGTGTCACGTACCACGTCCTGCGCTCCCCGGAACTCGGATACCAGGTGATCACGGCCGACTTCCAGCCGGGCAGCGGACTCAGTGAGGAGCTGCAGCACGAGGGGACGGACCTGATCGTCATGACCCGGGGCACCCTGGTGGCCCGCTACAACGGCGTGGACCACGAGCTGCGCGCCGGCGACTGCGTCCAGTGGTCGGCCGGCTATCCGCACACCTTCCGCAACGACAGTACGGAGCCCGCCCAGTTCGTCGGAGTGCTCTTCTCCAGTCTCTACTGA
- a CDS encoding oxygenase: MSHVDAQPGDGRSPAVTLAELRLPDEVRDRLGEQLASTRDPFGDIDRASARCHQAFGQLPLGLLQLLLDFGRHSDAPGVVYLRNLPVDPLLPPTPRDDGPSLGKRTFTAEGVLLGLSGLLGEPVGYLSEREGRLVHDLVPVARGDGTRTSQGSTVFLTFYNDLVHDCTGCYSRSSPDFVVLNCLRADRESEACTYYADARDILGVLDEATIDVLRSPVFRMSAPGGSVSALGEGHEVYSEPVPVLRGPGEFPEVVSAANGVRPLSLAGEAAFELFQTACRAVAHEVRLAPGQALLLHNHKGVHARSRYTAHYDGRDRWLQRTYVRRSLWDIRHRSVPGLRRIH; the protein is encoded by the coding sequence GTGTCCCACGTCGATGCCCAGCCGGGTGATGGCCGTTCGCCCGCCGTCACCCTCGCCGAGCTGCGCCTGCCGGACGAGGTCCGCGACCGGCTCGGAGAGCAACTCGCCTCCACGCGCGATCCGTTCGGGGACATCGACCGAGCCTCGGCCCGCTGCCACCAGGCGTTCGGACAGCTCCCCCTGGGCCTGCTCCAGCTGCTGCTGGACTTCGGCCGGCACTCCGACGCCCCCGGCGTCGTGTACCTGCGCAACCTCCCGGTGGACCCGCTGCTCCCGCCCACCCCCCGGGACGACGGACCGAGCCTCGGGAAACGGACGTTCACCGCCGAGGGGGTGCTGCTCGGGCTGAGCGGACTCCTCGGCGAGCCGGTGGGCTACCTCTCCGAGCGGGAGGGCCGCCTCGTGCACGACCTCGTCCCCGTCGCGCGCGGCGACGGAACGCGGACGAGCCAGGGCTCGACGGTCTTCCTCACCTTCTACAACGACCTGGTCCACGACTGCACGGGGTGCTACAGCCGCTCGAGCCCCGACTTCGTGGTGCTGAACTGTCTGCGGGCCGACCGCGAGAGCGAGGCGTGTACGTACTACGCCGACGCCCGCGACATCCTCGGGGTGCTCGACGAGGCGACCATCGATGTGCTGCGTTCCCCGGTCTTCCGGATGAGCGCGCCCGGCGGTTCCGTGAGCGCCCTCGGGGAAGGCCACGAGGTGTACTCCGAGCCGGTGCCGGTCCTGCGGGGACCGGGGGAGTTCCCGGAGGTCGTCAGCGCGGCCAACGGCGTACGGCCGCTGAGCCTGGCGGGGGAAGCGGCGTTCGAACTGTTCCAGACCGCTTGCCGTGCGGTGGCCCACGAGGTGCGACTGGCCCCGGGACAGGCGCTGCTCCTCCACAACCACAAGGGCGTGCACGCGCGTTCGCGGTACACCGCGCACTACGACGGGCGGGACCGCTGGCTCCAGCGGACCTATGTCCGGCGCAGCCTGTGGGACATCCGGCACCGTTCCGTGCCCGGACTGCGCCGCATCCACTGA
- a CDS encoding ATP-grasp domain-containing protein, protein MPYKILVLVSGAEEFELDNQSLVPSALLRDGHDVHIGNVHTLALHDSVLVCDRTRLTAPIAPGDPFPAPQTPHGPTEDFDLVWVLAGPHPDAGTEYFQLLWLLNQRVPFVNGASALFFLNSKVTLGALVPPGHRPSSYVSNDSGFLGGLVSDVADRPWILKPPNEGCGADVYVVSAQDRNSAALLSSATGNATSRYDSYGRTVIGKAERYAVLQEYLPHARTHEKRVILAGENPVSGYLRFPLDNDNRANATIGARYERLQLTPDEETFVRAIGKQLRDHGIHFAGIDLAYPHVIEVNLENPAGLCYHQRATGEDQSTEAVRAVLDSLRTAGKLP, encoded by the coding sequence ATGCCGTACAAGATCCTGGTCCTGGTGTCGGGAGCAGAGGAGTTCGAGCTCGACAACCAGTCACTCGTCCCCAGCGCCCTGCTGCGCGACGGCCACGACGTGCACATCGGGAACGTCCACACACTCGCCCTGCACGACTCCGTGCTCGTGTGCGACCGTACGCGACTGACCGCCCCGATCGCCCCCGGCGACCCCTTCCCGGCACCGCAGACCCCGCACGGGCCGACCGAGGACTTCGACCTGGTGTGGGTGCTCGCCGGGCCCCACCCCGACGCGGGCACCGAGTACTTCCAGCTCCTGTGGTTGCTCAACCAGCGGGTTCCCTTCGTGAACGGCGCGAGCGCCCTCTTCTTCCTCAACTCCAAGGTCACTCTCGGCGCCCTCGTGCCTCCCGGGCACCGGCCCTCCTCGTACGTGTCGAACGACTCCGGTTTCCTGGGCGGGCTCGTCTCCGACGTCGCGGACCGCCCGTGGATCCTCAAGCCGCCCAACGAGGGCTGCGGCGCCGATGTGTACGTCGTCAGCGCCCAGGACCGCAACAGCGCGGCGCTGCTCAGCTCGGCCACCGGCAACGCCACCTCGCGGTACGACAGTTACGGCCGCACCGTCATCGGGAAGGCCGAGCGCTACGCCGTTCTGCAGGAGTACCTCCCGCATGCGCGCACCCACGAGAAGCGCGTGATCCTCGCGGGCGAGAACCCCGTCTCCGGCTATCTCCGCTTCCCCCTGGACAACGACAACCGGGCCAATGCCACCATCGGCGCACGCTACGAGAGGCTGCAACTCACCCCGGACGAGGAGACCTTCGTCCGCGCCATCGGGAAGCAACTGAGGGACCACGGCATCCACTTCGCGGGGATCGACCTGGCGTATCCGCACGTGATCGAGGTCAATCTGGAGAACCCCGCCGGTCTCTGCTACCACCAGCGGGCCACCGGCGAGGACCAGTCCACCGAGGCCGTACGGGCCGTGCTGGACTCGCTGCGCACCGCCGGGAAGCTCCCGTAA
- a CDS encoding ATP-grasp domain-containing protein, whose translation MTTTTPPNDDADPRIAVINYGPRLDYPAMFPECPDRLHVFSHHELEHTEGLAHYEYVPGCESVPYAELMIRRMARERPFTHVITDNEYDLERAARIREDFGLPGQSSASALSFRDKAVMKETASRTVPVPDFVRLAAFADLTEFVEKHGYPVVVKPVKQGGSRDISVLRGEDDLIDFSRLPWREDLMAEAFVEGPMYHIDAVLSGGYRFVASSRYLRSCLGVFSGQNNGSVQLRSDSPFARRLESYLDQVLEAFETPPTSAFHLEVFHTPDDELVLCEIASRVGGDRIPALTLATYGVDPHAAVLRLSCGLPVPAPSQDPPALVHGSVSVLPQGRPVRAPGRPPFPWVRHYEVNEKLAPGETTRHSAHHLCFAIVSGDGPEQVEERLLATENWLMENLVEGVENIEEGD comes from the coding sequence ATGACCACCACGACCCCCCCGAACGACGACGCGGACCCGCGGATCGCCGTCATCAACTACGGCCCCCGGCTGGACTATCCGGCCATGTTCCCCGAGTGCCCGGACCGGCTGCACGTCTTCAGCCACCACGAGCTGGAACACACGGAGGGGCTGGCCCACTACGAGTACGTGCCGGGGTGCGAGTCCGTCCCGTACGCGGAGCTCATGATCCGCAGGATGGCGCGCGAGCGGCCCTTCACCCACGTCATCACCGACAACGAGTACGACCTGGAGCGGGCCGCCCGCATCCGGGAGGACTTCGGCCTCCCGGGCCAGTCCTCCGCGAGCGCCCTCTCCTTCCGCGACAAGGCCGTCATGAAGGAGACCGCGAGCCGGACCGTGCCCGTGCCCGACTTCGTACGCCTCGCCGCTTTCGCCGACCTGACGGAATTCGTCGAGAAACACGGGTATCCGGTCGTCGTCAAGCCGGTGAAACAGGGCGGCTCGCGCGACATCTCGGTGCTGCGGGGCGAGGACGACCTCATCGACTTCAGCCGACTGCCCTGGCGGGAGGACCTGATGGCGGAGGCGTTCGTCGAGGGTCCGATGTACCACATCGACGCGGTGCTCTCCGGCGGCTACCGCTTCGTGGCCTCCTCCCGCTATCTGCGCAGCTGTCTGGGGGTCTTCTCAGGGCAGAACAACGGATCGGTGCAGCTGCGCTCGGACAGCCCCTTCGCCCGCCGCCTGGAGAGCTATCTCGACCAGGTCCTGGAGGCCTTCGAGACACCTCCGACGAGCGCGTTCCACCTGGAGGTCTTCCACACGCCCGACGACGAGCTGGTGCTGTGCGAGATCGCCTCACGGGTCGGCGGCGACCGGATCCCCGCACTCACGCTGGCCACCTACGGAGTGGACCCGCACGCCGCCGTGTTGCGCCTGTCCTGCGGGCTGCCCGTGCCCGCACCGTCCCAGGACCCGCCGGCCCTGGTGCACGGCTCCGTCTCCGTACTGCCCCAGGGCCGCCCGGTGCGGGCGCCGGGGAGGCCGCCGTTCCCCTGGGTGCGGCACTACGAGGTGAACGAGAAGCTCGCGCCCGGCGAGACCACCCGGCACAGCGCCCACCACCTGTGCTTCGCCATCGTTTCCGGGGACGGGCCTGAGCAGGTGGAGGAGCGGCTGCTGGCGACTGAGAACTGGCTCATGGAGAACCTCGTCGAGGGCGTCGAGAACATCGAGGAAGGCGACTGA
- a CDS encoding TauD/TfdA family dioxygenase, whose translation MTAPAPARAAVSTLVTIDLPDPVRDALGGRLAELPGPGRDIDWLMTRYLQIFAQLPTPTLQQLLDFGRHSDTPGVGYVRNAPVDPWLPDTPRDGGPCPDKSTFVAEGVLLGLSGLLGEPVGFATEKNGQLVHDVVPVPGGAMTQTNQGSSVFLNFHNDIVHDESGRYDLAGPDFLVLSCLRADHEEIAGTYYADARDICRALDPATLEILRSPLFRMNAPGSYVREVAGGGEVLSDPVPMISGPESCPEVSAAANGIRALDGRARAALDRLQEACREVAHEVFLRPGQALLINNRKGLHARSSFTARYDGRDRWLQRTYVRRSQWTIRHRATPGSRRLH comes from the coding sequence ATGACAGCGCCCGCACCCGCCCGCGCGGCGGTATCCACCCTGGTCACGATCGACCTGCCGGACCCGGTACGTGACGCTCTCGGCGGCCGTCTGGCCGAGCTGCCCGGACCGGGCCGCGACATCGACTGGCTGATGACCCGATACCTGCAGATCTTCGCCCAACTGCCCACCCCCACGCTGCAACAGCTCCTGGACTTCGGGCGGCACTCCGACACCCCCGGCGTCGGGTACGTCCGCAACGCCCCGGTCGACCCGTGGCTCCCGGACACCCCCCGGGACGGCGGTCCTTGCCCGGACAAGAGCACCTTCGTCGCCGAGGGGGTGCTGCTGGGGCTGAGCGGGCTGCTAGGCGAGCCGGTCGGCTTCGCCACGGAGAAGAACGGACAGCTGGTGCACGATGTCGTCCCGGTGCCTGGGGGCGCCATGACGCAAACCAACCAGGGGTCCTCCGTCTTCCTCAACTTCCACAACGACATCGTCCACGACGAGAGCGGCCGCTACGACCTGGCCGGCCCGGACTTCCTCGTCCTCAGCTGCCTGCGCGCCGACCACGAGGAGATCGCGGGCACGTACTACGCCGACGCCCGGGACATCTGCCGCGCCCTGGACCCGGCGACCCTGGAGATCCTGCGCAGCCCGCTGTTCCGGATGAACGCCCCCGGCAGTTACGTGCGGGAGGTCGCGGGCGGCGGCGAGGTGCTCTCCGACCCGGTCCCGATGATCAGCGGCCCCGAGTCCTGCCCCGAGGTCTCCGCGGCCGCCAACGGGATCCGCGCGCTGGACGGGCGGGCCCGCGCCGCGCTCGACCGGCTGCAGGAGGCCTGCCGGGAGGTCGCCCACGAGGTCTTCCTCCGCCCCGGGCAGGCGCTGCTCATCAACAACCGCAAGGGCCTGCACGCCCGTTCCTCCTTCACGGCGCGGTACGACGGCCGGGACCGGTGGCTCCAGCGGACGTATGTACGCCGCAGCCAGTGGACCATCCGCCACCGGGCCACCCCCGGCTCCCGGCGCCTGCACTGA
- a CDS encoding amino acid kinase family protein yields MTPVGSVAVLKFGGSSFAAPEAYTELARALRARIESSRQRLAVVVSAMPGETERLRERLHEVAPYPGDDRVAGLLTLADTVSAQLLAAALHRLGLSTTVLAGHETGFTTDETFMWARLERIDPEPLRRALASHEVVVVPGGQAADGRARPTWLGKNSSDLSAVAAAVALGAAQCEIHSDVEGIHSCDPNQVSGTRLLREVSYADATAMSRHGAKVLHHRAVRLAERHGIEIRCRHNKEPFTPGTVIGPGKSSASAVVLNLRSRVLEYPDDSTADLAHRAFRTDGVQSLRLTDGPRVAVIGGYADQRESQLRHGVDPGRTAGVPVTALHGGRGVVHTAGDEAAAVRLAQRLHDGPGPSPSPARV; encoded by the coding sequence GTGACCCCCGTCGGCTCCGTCGCGGTGCTCAAGTTCGGCGGCTCCAGCTTCGCCGCACCGGAGGCGTACACCGAGCTGGCCCGCGCGCTCCGCGCACGGATCGAGTCCTCCCGGCAGCGCCTCGCGGTCGTGGTCAGCGCGATGCCCGGGGAGACCGAGCGGCTCCGGGAGCGCCTGCACGAGGTGGCCCCGTACCCCGGGGACGACCGGGTGGCCGGACTGCTCACCCTCGCCGACACGGTCAGCGCGCAGCTGCTCGCCGCAGCGCTGCACCGACTGGGACTGAGCACCACCGTGCTGGCCGGGCACGAGACCGGGTTCACCACCGACGAGACCTTCATGTGGGCCCGGCTGGAGCGCATCGACCCGGAACCGCTGCGCCGCGCGCTCGCCTCCCACGAGGTGGTCGTCGTCCCCGGCGGCCAGGCCGCCGACGGGCGCGCCCGTCCCACCTGGCTGGGCAAGAACAGCTCCGACCTGTCGGCGGTCGCCGCGGCCGTGGCGCTCGGCGCCGCACAGTGCGAGATCCACTCCGACGTGGAGGGCATCCACAGCTGCGACCCCAACCAGGTCTCCGGCACCAGGCTGCTGCGGGAGGTCTCGTACGCCGACGCCACCGCCATGTCCCGGCACGGCGCCAAAGTGCTGCACCACCGCGCCGTACGCCTCGCGGAGCGGCACGGCATCGAGATCCGCTGCCGGCACAACAAGGAGCCGTTCACCCCCGGAACGGTCATCGGCCCGGGGAAGTCGTCCGCCTCGGCCGTCGTTCTCAACCTCCGCTCCCGCGTGCTGGAATACCCGGACGACAGCACTGCGGACCTGGCCCACCGCGCCTTTCGCACCGACGGCGTGCAGTCGCTCCGGCTGACGGACGGCCCCCGGGTGGCGGTGATCGGCGGCTACGCGGACCAGCGGGAGTCCCAACTGCGGCACGGCGTCGACCCCGGGCGCACGGCCGGTGTCCCGGTCACCGCGCTCCACGGAGGGCGCGGAGTCGTCCACACCGCCGGGGACGAGGCGGCGGCCGTACGGCTCGCGCAACGCCTGCACGACGGCCCAGGACCTTCACCCTCCCCCGCCCGTGTCTGA
- a CDS encoding aspartate-semialdehyde dehydrogenase yields MPHTPHDPTAPRIALVGATGAVGETLIGLIEDRSFRYREIHLVASPRSAGRTLEVDGRDHRVSALDTFDFSCVDLAFFSAGSEVSRKWAPVAAGQGALVVDNTNAFRMDPDTPLVVPQVNAETLTRRPASGIAANPNCSTIPLVRLLRPVEDRWGLSRAVVSTYQAASGRGHSGTAELYEATRAALEDPSEPGPQVEFSPTLAFNVIPFIDELLDSGFTMEEQKMLQESRKILGLPHLDVTTTCVRVPVRNGHSEAAWIECDDVVDRAELVALLAALPEVTVHDRDTPGAFPTPRTIDEANHVHVGRVRVSPHNPRGFWLWVVADNLRIGAALNALQIAEELVARGAL; encoded by the coding sequence ATGCCGCACACCCCGCACGACCCCACCGCGCCCCGGATCGCCCTGGTCGGTGCCACCGGCGCGGTCGGCGAGACACTGATCGGTCTCATCGAGGACCGGTCCTTCCGCTACCGGGAGATCCACCTCGTCGCCTCGCCCCGCTCGGCCGGGCGCACCCTGGAGGTGGACGGCCGGGACCATCGGGTATCAGCCCTGGACACCTTCGACTTCTCCTGCGTCGACCTCGCCTTCTTCTCCGCCGGCAGCGAGGTCAGCAGGAAGTGGGCACCGGTGGCGGCCGGTCAGGGGGCGCTGGTCGTCGACAACACCAACGCCTTCCGGATGGACCCCGACACCCCGCTCGTCGTCCCGCAGGTCAACGCGGAGACGCTCACCCGGCGCCCCGCGAGCGGCATCGCCGCCAACCCCAACTGTTCGACGATCCCGCTGGTACGGCTGTTGCGTCCGGTCGAGGACCGGTGGGGCCTGAGCAGGGCCGTGGTCAGCACGTACCAGGCCGCCTCCGGGCGTGGGCACTCCGGGACGGCGGAGCTGTACGAGGCCACCCGGGCCGCACTCGAGGACCCCTCGGAGCCCGGCCCGCAGGTGGAGTTCAGCCCCACCCTCGCCTTCAACGTGATTCCTTTCATCGACGAGCTCCTGGACAGCGGCTTCACGATGGAGGAGCAGAAGATGCTCCAGGAGTCCCGGAAGATCCTCGGCCTGCCCCACCTCGACGTGACCACCACCTGTGTGCGCGTCCCCGTGCGGAACGGGCACTCCGAGGCCGCCTGGATCGAGTGCGACGACGTGGTGGACCGTGCGGAGCTCGTCGCCCTGCTCGCCGCCCTGCCCGAGGTCACCGTGCACGACCGGGACACCCCAGGTGCCTTCCCCACCCCGCGCACCATCGACGAGGCCAACCACGTCCACGTGGGCCGCGTCCGGGTGAGCCCGCACAATCCTCGCGGCTTCTGGCTGTGGGTCGTCGCCGACAATCTCCGCATCGGCGCCGCGCTCAACGCCCTCCAGATCGCCGAGGAACTCGTCGCGCGGGGCGCGCTGTGA
- a CDS encoding HAD family hydrolase: MPVKGCMFDFSGTLFHLESPQDWLRAVLTEAGTDTAEDEIHHWAQRLREVGAVPGGPAPRQVDPALEQLWRERDLDAVRHRKAFTGLLHAAGLPWPHLADALYERHMTAPAWQPYPDTAEVLRTLHGAGIPIAVVSNIGWDLRPVFRAHGLDRFVEAYVLSFEHGVQKPDPELFRTALTLLGLDGADTAMVGDDRVADAGAAAVGAAVHFVDALPVSSRPGALLRLLPDLR, encoded by the coding sequence ATGCCCGTCAAAGGCTGCATGTTCGACTTCTCCGGCACGCTCTTCCACCTGGAGAGCCCGCAGGACTGGCTGCGCGCCGTCCTCACCGAGGCCGGAACGGACACCGCCGAGGACGAGATCCACCACTGGGCGCAGCGGCTGCGGGAGGTCGGAGCGGTTCCCGGCGGTCCCGCTCCCCGCCAGGTGGACCCCGCCCTGGAACAGCTGTGGCGGGAGCGTGACCTGGACGCCGTACGGCACCGGAAGGCGTTCACCGGCCTGCTGCACGCGGCCGGGCTGCCCTGGCCCCACTTGGCCGACGCGCTCTACGAACGCCATATGACAGCTCCGGCCTGGCAGCCCTATCCGGATACCGCGGAGGTGCTCCGCACGCTGCACGGCGCCGGGATTCCCATCGCCGTGGTCAGCAACATCGGCTGGGACCTGCGTCCCGTCTTCCGGGCGCACGGCCTCGACCGGTTCGTGGAGGCGTACGTGCTGTCGTTCGAGCACGGCGTCCAGAAGCCGGACCCGGAGCTCTTCCGTACCGCCCTCACCCTGCTGGGCCTGGACGGCGCGGACACCGCGATGGTCGGTGACGACCGCGTGGCCGACGCGGGGGCGGCCGCCGTCGGTGCCGCCGTGCACTTCGTCGACGCGCTGCCCGTGTCCTCGCGTCCCGGCGCCCTGCTCCGTCTCCTGCCCGACCTGCGATGA
- a CDS encoding glycosyltransferase, translating into MPGIQPTDPHVLATAVADILVVSADPESRRSCVFFWEKYRSLVLDVERAAEKLDDPELRSLTGALRAAPEDPARHRALVRALVAADPASPTTAALFDAAWRAERDNRLGHHLGARYRAGAAPLPLEELRATAPRNAPCAAADAPVLVVIPFRDRDTDGTRLRNLLACLLSLGDQSFPRERFRVVVVESDDRPRWREVIEPYVDQYLFAPKPDTFNKSWAVNAGVVHTGGEAEAICILDADVLTDRDFVARNVARLRRPGTGGHLTYRNMLGMTAESTAHAVRRRVFEGAAEADPEEVRGFVVRRPPGACLWVRASVFHRIGGMDERYEGWGGEDTDFAYRMDFASAFDNFDDPLLHMNHPPAAVLREDGELVNAHIPWLSWDPEEPIGRIDRFAPASR; encoded by the coding sequence ATGCCTGGAATTCAGCCCACCGATCCGCATGTTCTCGCCACCGCGGTCGCCGACATTCTGGTCGTCTCCGCGGACCCGGAATCCCGTCGCAGCTGCGTCTTCTTCTGGGAGAAATACCGGTCGCTGGTCCTGGACGTGGAGCGGGCCGCGGAAAAGCTCGACGACCCGGAGCTGCGCTCCCTGACGGGCGCCCTGCGCGCCGCCCCCGAGGACCCGGCCCGTCACCGCGCCCTCGTCCGCGCGCTCGTGGCGGCCGACCCGGCGTCCCCCACCACGGCCGCGCTGTTCGACGCGGCCTGGCGGGCCGAGCGCGACAACCGTCTAGGCCACCACCTCGGTGCGCGCTACCGGGCCGGCGCGGCTCCGCTGCCCCTCGAAGAACTGCGGGCGACGGCACCGCGCAACGCCCCCTGCGCGGCGGCGGACGCGCCCGTCCTCGTCGTGATCCCCTTCCGGGACCGCGACACCGACGGCACCCGGCTGCGGAACCTGTTGGCGTGCCTGCTCTCGCTCGGCGACCAGTCCTTCCCGCGCGAGCGGTTCCGGGTCGTGGTCGTGGAGTCCGACGACCGACCCCGCTGGCGGGAGGTCATCGAGCCGTACGTCGACCAGTACCTCTTCGCCCCCAAGCCGGACACCTTCAACAAATCCTGGGCGGTCAACGCCGGTGTGGTGCACACCGGGGGCGAGGCCGAGGCCATCTGCATCCTGGACGCGGACGTCCTCACCGACCGCGACTTCGTCGCCCGCAACGTGGCCCGGCTGCGGCGCCCCGGCACGGGAGGGCACCTCACCTACCGGAACATGCTGGGCATGACCGCGGAATCCACGGCGCACGCCGTGCGCCGCAGGGTGTTCGAGGGTGCGGCCGAGGCCGACCCCGAGGAGGTACGGGGCTTCGTGGTGCGCCGCCCGCCGGGCGCCTGCCTCTGGGTGCGCGCGAGCGTCTTCCACCGGATCGGCGGCATGGACGAGCGGTACGAGGGCTGGGGCGGCGAGGACACCGACTTCGCCTACCGCATGGACTTCGCCTCCGCCTTCGACAACTTCGACGATCCACTACTGCACATGAACCACCCGCCCGCCGCCGTACTCAGGGAGGACGGCGAACTGGTCAACGCCCATATTCCGTGGCTCAGCTGGGACCCCGAGGAGCCGATCGGCCGGATCGACCGCTTCGCTCCGGCATCCCGCTGA